One window from the genome of Musa acuminata AAA Group cultivar baxijiao chromosome BXJ1-4, Cavendish_Baxijiao_AAA, whole genome shotgun sequence encodes:
- the LOC135671536 gene encoding pentatricopeptide repeat-containing protein ELI1, chloroplastic-like, with translation MSSATFTSALSAGVGGSISHTREPPSAVHPILPADHAVALIDRCRSARHLLELHGAVLRAGLHHHPIVDFKLQRTYSALGRLDRSLTLLRLTPNPNVFFWTAAVHAHALHGLHHEALLLFSDMLSASVEPNAFTFSSALKACPLGPGRALHAHSLKLVLNSDPYVATALLDMYARGGEVVSARRLFDAMPEKRLVSSTAMITCYAKMGDLDNARQLFDEMDERDCVCWNIMIDGYTQHGRPNEALLLFRQMLSSSTKPNEVTVISVLSAIAQQGSVGSGRWVHSYIENNPIEFNARVGTALIDMYCKCGSLEDACKVFDSIENKDVVVWNSMIGGYAMHGHSHKALELFSGLRAEGLQPTDITFIGVLNVCSHSGLIEEGREYFRSMEKDYGIEPKIEHYGCIVDLLGRAGLVDEAYELVQSMKIPPDPVIWGSLLAACRLHRNMALGEKIANFLVRNGLANSGTYILLSNIYAAVGNWEAVAQVRALMKENKVQKEPGCTSIEVANKVYEFVVGDMSHPKSEEIYTMLEELNGLLRAHGYVPQTELVLHDLEEAAKERALGVHSEKLAIAFGLISTQPGTTIKIAKNLRVCVDCHTATKLIAKITGRKIVVRDRNRFHHFVDGSCSCGDYW, from the coding sequence ATGTCTTCCGCCACCTTCACCTCCGCCCTCAGCGCTGGCGTTGGCGGCAGCATCTCACACACACGCGAGCCGCCTTCCGCGGTCCACCCCATCCTTCCCGCTGACCACGCAGTCGCCCTGATCGACCGGTGCCGCTCGGCCCGCCACCTCCTCGAGCTCCACGGCGCCGTCCTCCGTGCGGGGCTCCACCACCACCCTATCGTCGACTTCAAGCTCCAGCGCACTTACTCCGCCCTTGGCCGCCTCGACCGCTCCTTGACTCTCCTCCGCCTCACCCCGAACCCCAATGTCTTCTTCTGGACTGCCGCCGTCCATGCCCACGCCCTCCATGGCCTCCACCACGAGGCCCTCCTCCTTTTCTCCGACATGCTCTCTGCCTCCGTCGAGCCCAACGCCTTCACCTTCTCCTCCGCCCTAAAGGCCTGCCCTTTGGGCCCCGGCCGTGCACTCCACGCCCACTCCCTGAAGCTCGTCCTCAATTCCGACCCTTACGTCGCCACCGCGCTCCTCGACATGTACGCCCGCGGCGGGGAGGTCGTCTCCGCCCGCCGTCTATTCGACGCAATGCCCGAGAAGAGGCTCGTCTCCTCCACTGCGATGATCACTTGCTACGCGAAAATGGGGGATTTGGACAACGCCAGGCAACTGTTCGACGAAATGGATGAGAGAGACTGTGTCTGTTGGAACATAATGATCGACGGGTACACTCAACACGGACGGCCCAACGAGGCTCTGCTACTCTTCAGGCAGATGTTATCATCATCGACGAAGCCGAACGAGGTGACAGTGATCTCGGTGCTCTCTGCTATCGCCCAGCAGGGCTCCGTTGGCTCCGGCAGATGGGTGCACTCCTACATCGAGAACAATCCGATAGAGTTCAATGCCAGAGTGGGCACCGCACTGATCGACATGTATTGCAAATGCGGCAGCTTGGAGGATGCTTGCAAGGTGTTCGACAGCATCGAGAACAAGGATGTGGTCGTTTGGAATTCGATGATTGGGGGATATGCAATGCACGGGCACAGCCATAAGGCGCTCGAGCTGTTCTCCGGACTACGTGCCGAAGGCCTCCAACCAACGGATATCACATTCATCGGAGTCCTCAATGTTTGTAGTCACTCGGGCTTAATCGAGGAAGGGCGCGAGTACTTCCGCTCGATGGAGAAGGACTACGGAATCGAGCCCAAGATCGAGCACTACGGCTGCATAGTCGATCTCCTCGGGCGAGCAGGGCTCGTCGATGAAGCATACGAGCTTGTTCAGAGCATGAAGATACCACCAGACCCTGTCATCTGGGGCTCATTATTGGCTGCATGCAGGCTTCACAGAAACATGGCTTTAGGGGAGAAGATTGCCAATTTCCTGGTTCGCAATGGCCTCGCCAACTCCGGCACATACATTCTTCTATCTAACATCTATGCTGCAGTTGGGAACTGGGAGGCCGTGGCACAAGTGAGGGCCCTGATGAAGGAGAACAAGGTGCAGAAGGAGCCTGGATGCACTTCAATCGAGGTAGCCAACAAAGTGTACGAGTTTGTGGTAGGTGACATGAGCCATCCAAAAAGTGAAGAGATCTACACCATGTTGGAGGAGCTCAATGGGCTGCTCAGAGCTCATGGATACGTCCCGCAGACCGAGCTGGTGCTTCATGATCTCGAGGAGGCGGCGAAGGAGCGAGCGCTCGGAGTCCATAGCGAGAAGCTGGCGATCGCCTTCGGTCTGATAAGCACGCAGCCGGGGACGACGATCAAGATTGCCAAGAACCTTCGTGTTTGTGTGGATTGCCACACGGCCACCAAGCTCATCGCCAAGATTACGGGGCGCAAGATCGTCGTCAGAGATCGGAATCGGTTCCACCATTTCGTTGATGGTTCGTGTTCTTGTGGGGATTATTGGTGA